A genomic window from Aestuariirhabdus litorea includes:
- a CDS encoding DNA phosphorothioation-associated putative methyltransferase, with product MDFPAYKNLVASLKIGKRLPDAIYLHQFALNEIDTTLASLTIKISDAVKIDLDAWNIVKFYTRDFKVAFLNYPDFFDYAYPSLTRSYTVDLAKLSVRQANYATSDNPPILHRKETFLPPGHEACEVFATYTAQGEALGLYENTRSIGFKKNWERLIASKGYYLDPNGSLLPLVEKPVVPVNEGNVNIERHKTAIDRSHLSSPMKVLARHGYLSGDYSLLDYGCGKGDDVRELEAHGIDVSSWDPNHNPEGELIESDIVNLGFVLNVIEDREERDDTLKRAWEYANKLLVVSVMIAGDSVISQFKPYKDGVLTSRNTFQRYYSQGEFRYYLESVLQEEVIAVGQGIFVIFKDKIEEQTFLVERQHIKRNWQQKTQREIKARENNLTKDIIDRHIDLFTDFWETSLELGRIPANSEFEFSDQIRRIAGSHNKAHQALVKQFGESLFKEAHTKRKEDLIVYFALGLFEKRKPQTQIPEGLKRDIKAFFESYNDALEQARSALFAVGNPEVIREACYKAYDQLQCGEMNEGHSYTFHKDYLGDIPPELRIYVGCATQLYGDLEEIQLIKAHMLSGKVSLMGYKNWESETPMLVERIKIKLREQDVDFFDYVGEYQPEPLNNKIIFLEKSNIIDSNSKFV from the coding sequence ATGGACTTTCCGGCATACAAAAATCTAGTGGCCTCTCTAAAAATCGGCAAGCGGCTACCTGACGCGATCTACCTGCATCAGTTCGCATTGAACGAGATCGATACCACTCTCGCTAGCCTGACCATTAAAATATCCGATGCCGTTAAAATCGACCTCGACGCCTGGAACATAGTCAAGTTCTACACCCGCGATTTTAAGGTCGCGTTCCTCAACTACCCGGACTTTTTTGATTACGCCTACCCGAGCCTTACTCGAAGCTATACCGTTGATCTGGCCAAGCTCAGCGTCCGACAGGCCAATTACGCCACTTCAGACAACCCGCCCATCCTTCACCGCAAAGAAACCTTCCTTCCGCCAGGACATGAGGCGTGTGAAGTCTTCGCAACCTATACCGCCCAAGGCGAAGCCTTAGGGTTGTATGAAAATACGCGCAGCATCGGTTTCAAAAAGAACTGGGAGCGTTTAATTGCAAGTAAGGGATATTACCTCGACCCTAATGGCTCCCTTCTCCCTCTAGTTGAAAAGCCTGTAGTGCCTGTCAATGAGGGGAATGTGAATATTGAGCGTCATAAAACAGCCATTGATAGAAGTCACCTTTCTAGTCCAATGAAAGTACTAGCCCGGCATGGTTACCTTTCTGGCGATTACAGCCTACTGGATTATGGTTGCGGAAAAGGTGATGACGTCCGTGAGTTAGAGGCGCATGGGATTGACGTTAGCAGCTGGGACCCGAACCATAATCCCGAAGGAGAGTTGATAGAAAGCGATATCGTCAACCTAGGCTTTGTGCTGAATGTGATTGAAGATAGGGAAGAGCGGGACGATACGCTGAAGCGTGCATGGGAATACGCAAACAAATTGCTAGTGGTATCGGTGATGATCGCCGGTGACTCAGTGATCAGCCAATTCAAACCCTACAAGGATGGGGTTCTCACCAGCCGTAACACTTTTCAACGTTACTATAGCCAAGGGGAGTTCCGTTACTATTTAGAATCGGTTTTACAAGAGGAAGTAATAGCCGTTGGTCAGGGGATATTTGTCATTTTCAAGGACAAGATAGAGGAACAAACGTTTCTCGTTGAACGGCAGCACATAAAACGTAACTGGCAACAAAAAACACAGCGAGAGATAAAAGCCAGGGAAAACAACCTGACTAAAGATATCATTGATCGGCATATCGACCTTTTCACAGACTTTTGGGAGACAAGCCTAGAGCTAGGTAGGATACCCGCAAACAGCGAGTTCGAGTTCAGCGACCAGATACGACGAATCGCGGGATCACACAACAAGGCCCATCAAGCACTGGTGAAGCAGTTTGGTGAATCGCTTTTTAAGGAAGCCCATACAAAAAGAAAAGAGGATTTGATTGTTTATTTCGCGCTAGGGCTGTTTGAAAAAAGAAAGCCACAAACCCAGATTCCCGAAGGGTTAAAGCGTGATATCAAAGCCTTTTTTGAATCCTACAACGATGCACTCGAACAGGCCAGATCAGCCCTGTTTGCGGTCGGAAACCCAGAAGTGATTCGAGAGGCCTGCTACAAAGCCTACGATCAACTTCAATGCGGAGAGATGAACGAAGGGCACAGCTACACCTTTCATAAAGACTATCTGGGAGATATCCCCCCCGAACTCAGGATATACGTAGGCTGTGCGACCCAGCTCTATGGTGACCTAGAAGAGATACAGCTAATAAAAGCCCACATGCTGTCAGGAAAAGTTAGCCTTATGGGCTATAAAAACTGGGAGTCAGAGACTCCCATGCTGGTCGAGCGCATAAAGATAAAACTTAGAGAGCAGGACGTTGATTTTTTCGACTATGTTGGGGAATACCAACCGGAGCCACTAAACAACAAAATAATATTTCTCGAAAAAAGTAACATCATCGACAGCAACTCAAAGTTTGTCTAA
- a CDS encoding metal-dependent hydrolase, protein MDPVTQGVLGATLAQAASKPKLIIGATLLGIAGGMAPDLDVLIRSETDPLLYLEYHRQFTHSLFFIPFGGVLVGLLMHALLGRHCGLRLWQSLLFATLGYATHALLDACTTYGTQLLWPFSNARIAWNTLSIIDPLYTLPLLGLVITAAVKKRPQLGRIALAWALIYPGIGALQRERAEALGWEIAAARGHEPVRLEAKPSFANLLVWKIVYETEDRYFVDAVRVGINSRTYPGQHVAKLDIPRDLPWLDPASQQAQDIERFRWFSNGYIARDPEHPNRVVDIRYSVIPNEIKALWGIELNPGADPRQHVRYHAGRDTGQRNRDKFWQMVFD, encoded by the coding sequence ATGGATCCCGTTACCCAGGGCGTACTGGGCGCCACCCTGGCCCAGGCCGCCAGCAAGCCCAAACTGATCATCGGCGCCACATTGCTGGGCATCGCCGGGGGCATGGCCCCCGACCTGGATGTGCTGATCCGCTCCGAAACCGACCCCCTGCTCTACCTGGAGTACCACCGCCAGTTTACCCACTCGCTGTTCTTTATCCCCTTCGGCGGTGTGCTGGTAGGCTTATTGATGCACGCCCTGCTGGGGCGGCACTGCGGCCTGCGGCTGTGGCAGAGCCTGCTGTTTGCCACCCTCGGCTACGCAACCCACGCCCTGCTCGACGCCTGCACCACCTACGGCACCCAGCTGCTGTGGCCCTTCAGCAATGCCCGCATCGCCTGGAACACGCTGTCGATCATCGACCCCCTCTACACCCTCCCCCTGCTGGGGCTGGTGATCACGGCCGCGGTTAAAAAACGCCCGCAGCTGGGCCGCATCGCCCTCGCCTGGGCCCTTATCTACCCCGGCATCGGGGCACTGCAGCGCGAGCGCGCCGAAGCGCTGGGGTGGGAGATCGCGGCCGCGCGCGGCCACGAACCGGTGCGACTGGAGGCCAAACCCAGCTTCGCCAACCTGCTGGTGTGGAAGATCGTCTACGAAACCGAAGATCGCTATTTTGTCGATGCAGTGCGGGTGGGCATCAACAGCCGCACCTACCCGGGGCAGCACGTCGCCAAGCTGGATATCCCCCGCGACCTGCCCTGGCTCGACCCCGCCTCACAGCAGGCACAGGATATCGAGCGCTTCCGCTGGTTCTCCAACGGTTACATCGCCCGTGACCCCGAGCACCCCAACCGGGTAGTGGATATCCGCTACTCGGTGATCCCCAACGAGATCAAGGCCCTATGGGGCATCGAGCTCAACCCCGGCGCCGATCCCCGCCAACACGTGCGCTACCACGCCGGCCGCGACACCGGCCAACGCAACCGCGACAAGTTCTGGCAGATGGTGTTTGATTAG
- a CDS encoding M14 family metallopeptidase, with the protein MQITAAFDGGNIEVVSAEAADDIQLRIRADHNSSFYQWFYYRLSGVRSQACHMKILNAEGAAYPGGWQNYQAVASYDRQSWFRVPTSYRDGVLHIKHEPVHDLVYYAYFAPYSMERLADFIAKLQAHPKVEHRMLGQTLDGQPLDQLVIGQADSGKKKIWIQARQHPGETMASWWMEGFLPRLIDGNDAIARALLDKAVFYVMPNMNPDGSRRGHLRTNAAGANLNREWLEPSAERSPEVLLVRQQMESIGVDFCLDVHGDESLPYNFIAGTHGIPSWNEKRLNVHNSFGQALRRANPDFQLVHGYPDNQPGNANMTMCTNYVAETFNCVAITLEMPFKDTADTPQPREGWSPERCKRLGANALDALHAVIDQL; encoded by the coding sequence ATGCAGATAACAGCAGCCTTTGACGGCGGCAACATTGAAGTGGTCAGCGCCGAGGCGGCCGACGACATCCAACTGAGGATCCGCGCTGATCACAACAGCTCCTTCTACCAATGGTTCTACTACCGCCTCAGCGGTGTACGCAGCCAGGCCTGCCACATGAAGATCCTCAACGCCGAGGGCGCCGCTTACCCCGGCGGCTGGCAGAACTACCAGGCGGTCGCCTCCTACGACCGCCAAAGCTGGTTCCGGGTCCCCACCAGCTACCGCGACGGGGTGCTTCACATCAAGCACGAGCCGGTCCACGACCTGGTCTACTACGCCTACTTCGCCCCCTACTCCATGGAGCGCCTGGCCGACTTTATTGCCAAACTGCAGGCCCACCCCAAAGTGGAGCATCGCATGCTGGGCCAGACCCTCGATGGCCAGCCCCTGGACCAGCTGGTGATCGGCCAGGCGGACAGCGGCAAGAAAAAGATCTGGATCCAGGCCCGCCAGCACCCCGGCGAGACCATGGCCTCCTGGTGGATGGAGGGCTTCCTGCCCCGCCTGATCGACGGTAACGATGCCATCGCCCGCGCCCTGCTCGACAAGGCGGTGTTTTACGTGATGCCCAACATGAACCCCGACGGCAGCCGCCGCGGCCATCTACGCACCAACGCCGCCGGCGCCAACCTCAACCGTGAGTGGCTCGAACCCAGCGCCGAGCGCAGCCCCGAAGTGCTGCTGGTACGCCAGCAGATGGAGTCGATCGGCGTCGACTTCTGCCTCGATGTGCACGGCGACGAATCCCTGCCCTACAACTTTATCGCCGGCACCCACGGCATCCCCTCCTGGAACGAGAAGCGCCTTAACGTGCACAACAGCTTCGGCCAGGCCCTGCGCCGCGCCAACCCCGATTTCCAGCTGGTGCACGGCTACCCCGACAACCAGCCGGGCAACGCCAATATGACCATGTGCACCAACTACGTGGCGGAAACCTTCAACTGCGTGGCGATCACCCTGGAGATGCCTTTCAAGGATACCGCCGATACCCCGCAACCCCGCGAGGGCTGGTCCCCCGAGCGCTGCAAACGCCTCGGCGCCAACGCCCTCGATGCCCTCCATGCGGTGATCGACCAGCTCTAG
- a CDS encoding DMT family transporter, with the protein MNATLYLSTVLIWGTTWIAIHWQLGEVPVLASVFYRFAIAGGLLLPLLLLSGRMQPTNGRDHAFMVLQGISLFSMNFVTMYSAAQTITSGLLAVIFSAASLFNALNSRLFWGERPAPVVYVASLLGIGGLCLMFWPELNHGSADLRGVLMAALGTYLFSLGNMISLRHSKRGLRPLTSNAYAMLYGALFLAALMALSGTPLRWDERPLYLGSLLYLAIIGTIVGFTAYLSLVARIGANKAAYATVLFPVVALTLSTWFEDYHWRLASIAGLVLVLAGNALMLGLRWPGRPLRSGSPPVAVNNEGAPLRPPTNLQ; encoded by the coding sequence ATGAACGCCACCCTCTACCTGTCCACCGTCCTCATCTGGGGCACCACCTGGATCGCCATCCACTGGCAGCTGGGGGAGGTCCCGGTGCTGGCCTCGGTGTTCTATCGCTTCGCCATCGCCGGCGGACTGCTGCTGCCGTTGCTGCTGCTCAGCGGACGCATGCAACCCACCAACGGCCGCGACCACGCCTTTATGGTACTGCAGGGCATCAGCCTCTTCTCCATGAACTTTGTCACCATGTACAGCGCCGCCCAGACCATCACCAGCGGCCTGCTGGCGGTGATCTTTTCCGCTGCCAGCCTGTTCAATGCCCTCAACAGCCGCCTTTTCTGGGGTGAGCGGCCGGCACCGGTGGTGTATGTGGCAAGCCTGCTCGGCATCGGTGGCCTCTGCCTGATGTTCTGGCCGGAACTGAACCACGGCAGCGCCGACCTCAGAGGGGTGCTGATGGCGGCTCTCGGCACCTACCTGTTCTCGCTGGGTAATATGATCTCCCTGCGCCACAGCAAGAGAGGCCTGCGGCCGCTGACCAGTAACGCCTACGCCATGCTCTACGGCGCCCTATTCCTCGCCGCCCTGATGGCGCTGAGCGGCACCCCGCTGCGCTGGGATGAACGCCCCCTCTACCTCGGCAGCCTGCTCTATCTGGCGATTATAGGCACCATCGTTGGCTTTACCGCCTACCTCTCGCTGGTGGCGCGCATCGGTGCCAACAAGGCCGCCTACGCCACGGTGCTGTTCCCTGTGGTGGCGCTGACCCTCTCCACCTGGTTCGAGGATTACCACTGGCGCCTGGCCAGCATCGCCGGCCTGGTGCTGGTGCTGGCGGGCAACGCCCTGATGCTGGGGCTGCGCTGGCCCGGGCGCCCCCTGCGGAGCGGGTCGCCCCCAGTGGCGGTGAATAATGAGGGCGCGCCCTTGCGCCCTCCCACGAACCTGCAATAA
- a CDS encoding DUF938 domain-containing protein: MEKPVNEACLRNQQAIYEALRLHFAGSRSVLEIGSGTGQHAVYMAEHMPWLEWQPSELAPALPGIELWRREAGLDNLRSPLELDVRCHPWPLDSLFDAAFSANTVHYVGWPLVEAMVEGLAQALEQGACFCLYGPFNREGRFTSEGNRALDSWLRERDPDSGIKDLAQMVERLEEAGFDYRGEQAMPANNLLLRFTRR; the protein is encoded by the coding sequence ATGGAAAAACCGGTCAACGAAGCCTGCCTGCGTAACCAGCAGGCGATCTACGAAGCGCTGCGGCTGCACTTTGCCGGCTCCCGCTCGGTGCTGGAGATCGGCAGCGGCACCGGCCAGCATGCGGTCTATATGGCCGAGCACATGCCCTGGCTCGAGTGGCAGCCGAGTGAGCTGGCGCCGGCGCTTCCCGGCATCGAACTCTGGCGCCGGGAGGCGGGGCTCGACAATCTGCGTTCGCCGCTGGAGCTGGATGTGCGCTGCCACCCCTGGCCCCTCGACAGCCTGTTTGATGCCGCCTTTAGCGCCAATACGGTGCACTATGTCGGCTGGCCGCTGGTGGAAGCGATGGTGGAGGGGCTGGCACAGGCGCTCGAACAGGGCGCTTGCTTCTGCCTCTACGGGCCCTTTAACCGCGAGGGGCGCTTCACCAGCGAGGGCAACCGTGCGCTGGATAGCTGGCTGCGTGAGCGCGATCCGGACAGCGGCATCAAGGACCTGGCCCAGATGGTAGAGCGGCTGGAGGAGGCCGGTTTTGATTATAGGGGTGAGCAGGCGATGCCCGCCAACAACCTGCTGCTGCGCTTTACTCGCCGCTGA
- a CDS encoding FKBP-type peptidyl-prolyl cis-trans isomerase yields the protein MKVEADKVVQFHYRLNDSEGNELETSYDGEPMAYLHGHDNMIPGLEMAMNGRAVGDTFSTVVVAKDGYGERVEDSQQRIPIKHLLVKKKALLLPGSVVSVNTEQGPRHVTIIKAGRFNVDVDTNHPLAGMDLHYEVEVVDVRDASDEEIAHGHAHGVGGHHH from the coding sequence ATGAAGGTTGAAGCCGATAAGGTGGTGCAGTTCCATTACCGTTTGAACGACAGCGAAGGCAATGAGCTGGAGACCTCCTACGACGGCGAGCCCATGGCCTACCTGCATGGCCACGACAACATGATCCCCGGGCTGGAGATGGCCATGAACGGCCGCGCGGTGGGTGACACGTTCAGCACCGTCGTGGTGGCCAAAGATGGCTACGGTGAGCGGGTTGAGGATAGCCAGCAGCGCATCCCCATCAAGCACCTGCTGGTCAAGAAGAAGGCCCTGCTGCTGCCGGGCTCGGTGGTGAGCGTCAATACCGAGCAGGGCCCGCGCCACGTCACCATCATCAAGGCGGGTCGCTTCAATGTGGACGTGGATACCAACCACCCGCTGGCGGGGATGGACCTGCACTACGAGGTAGAGGTGGTGGACGTACGTGACGCCAGCGACGAGGAGATTGCCCACGGGCACGCCCACGGCGTGGGTGGCCATCACCACTGA
- a CDS encoding type III PLP-dependent enzyme, protein MSICRISPAHLGDRYRSLLHAEGSAVLLLNLSKVTEQYRALCNALPGVEPYYAIKSLPHPAVVEHLLSLGCGLDIATAGEIEMIRDLPVDTNKTIHTHPIKRPQDIRAALNFGVTTFVVDNIWELEKFIPFAGRVELLLRISYRNPEARVDLSRKFGCTVEEAPFLLQRAEQLGIRVKGLSFHVGSQSKNGEIHAAAIRAASRIMQEHNAEFDENVETIDIGGGFPVNYGDNTLGIEAFCAPIREALAELPAHFRVLAEPGRFLSAPAGTAITQVMGKARRGDTTWYYLNDGVYGSFSGQIYDHTHYPLEVFSDLEERETAALTGPTCDSIDMIAESIVIPPLQIGDIVVGHMMGAYTMASASDFNLFDRAHVVVMDDDQWAIDTVTSITA, encoded by the coding sequence ATGAGCATTTGCCGTATCTCTCCCGCCCACCTGGGTGACCGTTACCGTTCGCTGCTGCACGCAGAAGGGTCTGCCGTGCTGTTATTGAACCTCAGCAAAGTAACCGAGCAGTACCGTGCCCTGTGCAACGCACTGCCCGGCGTCGAGCCCTATTACGCCATCAAGTCGCTGCCCCACCCGGCGGTGGTTGAACACCTGCTGAGCCTCGGCTGCGGCCTCGATATCGCCACCGCCGGCGAGATCGAGATGATCCGCGACCTGCCCGTGGATACCAACAAGACCATCCATACCCACCCCATCAAGCGGCCCCAGGATATCCGTGCGGCACTGAACTTCGGGGTCACCACCTTCGTGGTGGACAACATCTGGGAACTGGAGAAGTTTATCCCCTTCGCCGGCCGGGTGGAGCTGCTGCTGCGCATCAGCTACCGCAACCCCGAGGCCCGCGTCGACCTCTCCCGCAAGTTCGGCTGCACCGTCGAGGAGGCTCCCTTCCTGCTGCAGCGCGCCGAGCAGCTGGGTATCCGCGTCAAGGGGCTGAGCTTCCACGTCGGCTCCCAGTCCAAAAACGGTGAGATCCACGCCGCCGCCATCCGTGCCGCCTCTCGCATCATGCAGGAGCACAATGCCGAGTTCGACGAGAACGTGGAGACCATCGATATCGGCGGTGGCTTCCCGGTGAACTATGGCGACAACACCCTCGGCATTGAGGCGTTCTGCGCCCCCATCCGCGAGGCCCTGGCCGAGCTGCCCGCCCACTTCCGCGTACTGGCCGAGCCGGGCCGTTTCCTCTCGGCGCCTGCCGGCACCGCCATCACCCAGGTGATGGGCAAGGCGCGCCGTGGCGACACCACCTGGTACTACCTGAACGATGGCGTCTACGGTAGCTTCAGTGGCCAGATCTACGACCACACCCACTACCCGCTGGAGGTATTTTCCGATCTGGAGGAGCGTGAAACGGCGGCCCTCACCGGCCCCACCTGCGACAGCATCGACATGATCGCCGAATCGATCGTGATCCCGCCGCTGCAGATCGGTGATATTGTCGTCGGCCATATGATGGGGGCCTACACCATGGCCTCGGCCAGTGACTTCAACCTCTTCGATCGTGCTCATGTTGTGGTGATGGATGACGATCAGTGGGCGATCGACACGGTCACCTCCATCACCGCCTAG
- a CDS encoding DEAD/DEAH box helicase, which translates to MFNQLALNERLLKALDNLGFTEPTEVQKRSIPPALEGRDLLVCARTGSGKTAAFVLPILHRLQLSERPDAQARALILVPTRELARQVMKACEQLGRFTFIKADMIIGGEGFKEQRAMLRKNPEILIATPGRLVEHLEAESLHLNDIETLVLDEADRMLEMGFSEDLEKICNACADKRQTLLYSATLKRRGLSEIIASALDNPESLILDTPRKQSGDIDQQMILADDTGHKVKLLAHLLEHDPFDKALVFTNTRELADRLCGQLRGQGLPVGVLHGEMTQPERNQGMQLFRDGHFKVLVATDLAARGLDVKGVDLVINFDMPRNGDDYIHRIGRTGRADASGVAISLVCAYDWNLKAGIERYINTGLRKRQVEGLIASYKGPKKLKSSGKAASTKKRKPATKAKLKTGAKASGKRPASPVAGAGKKTASEQRENRPATPVDGDAPLRRKPGGAAKPRATGKPAAASPWGSDSGFEPPKRRK; encoded by the coding sequence GTGTTCAACCAACTCGCCCTGAATGAGCGCCTGCTGAAAGCCCTCGACAACCTCGGTTTTACCGAACCCACCGAGGTGCAGAAGCGGTCGATCCCCCCCGCGCTGGAGGGCAGGGACCTGTTGGTCTGCGCCCGCACCGGCAGTGGCAAGACCGCCGCCTTCGTGTTGCCGATCCTGCATCGCCTGCAACTGAGTGAGCGCCCCGACGCCCAGGCCAGGGCACTCATCCTGGTGCCCACCCGCGAGCTGGCGCGCCAGGTGATGAAAGCCTGCGAGCAGCTGGGACGCTTCACCTTTATCAAGGCCGACATGATCATCGGCGGTGAGGGCTTCAAGGAGCAGCGCGCCATGTTGCGCAAAAATCCCGAGATCCTGATCGCCACCCCGGGTCGACTGGTGGAACACCTGGAGGCCGAATCGCTGCACCTCAACGATATCGAGACGCTGGTACTCGACGAAGCGGACCGCATGCTGGAGATGGGCTTCAGCGAGGACCTGGAGAAGATCTGCAACGCCTGCGCCGATAAGCGCCAGACCCTGCTCTACTCCGCCACCCTCAAGCGTCGCGGGCTCAGTGAGATCATCGCCAGTGCCCTCGATAACCCCGAATCCCTGATCCTGGACACCCCGCGTAAGCAAAGCGGCGACATCGACCAGCAGATGATCCTGGCCGACGACACCGGGCACAAGGTGAAACTGCTGGCCCACCTGCTGGAGCATGACCCCTTCGACAAGGCGCTGGTGTTCACCAACACCCGGGAACTGGCCGACCGCCTGTGCGGCCAGCTGCGGGGCCAGGGGTTACCGGTGGGGGTACTGCACGGCGAGATGACCCAGCCCGAACGCAACCAGGGGATGCAGCTGTTCCGTGACGGCCACTTCAAGGTACTGGTCGCCACCGACCTCGCCGCCCGCGGCCTCGACGTCAAGGGGGTCGACCTGGTGATCAACTTCGACATGCCCCGTAACGGAGACGATTACATCCACCGTATCGGCCGGACCGGCCGGGCCGATGCCAGCGGTGTCGCGATCAGCCTGGTCTGCGCCTACGACTGGAACCTCAAGGCCGGTATCGAACGCTATATCAACACCGGCCTGCGCAAGCGACAGGTCGAGGGGCTGATCGCCAGCTACAAGGGGCCCAAAAAACTGAAGAGCTCCGGTAAGGCCGCGAGCACCAAAAAACGCAAGCCCGCCACCAAAGCCAAGCTGAAGACGGGCGCCAAAGCCAGCGGCAAGCGACCCGCCAGCCCGGTGGCAGGCGCCGGCAAAAAAACCGCGAGCGAGCAACGCGAGAACCGTCCCGCTACCCCGGTCGATGGTGATGCACCGCTGCGGCGCAAGCCCGGCGGCGCAGCTAAACCCCGCGCCACTGGCAAACCGGCCGCCGCCAGCCCCTGGGGCTCGGATAGCGGTTTCGAGCCCCCCAAGCGCCGCAAATAG
- a CDS encoding 2-keto-4-pentenoate hydratase gives MLNQETRSTIAQQIFDCFTHRRQIPLLTQSHPEIEVEDAYRIQEQVISRFQADGRQVKGYKIGLTSEVMQQMAGTTEPDYSSVLDHMFVESGSCLKCDDFSDPLIEIEIAFVMKQTLKGPGITEADVAAATDYILPSIELVDFRVARAPGMDVRDTIADLAAVGCVSLGSQPKRLDEVELGAIRGDLIINGSVQESGAAAAVLGNPLTAVAWLANKLSEFGIAFEAGDVAFSGSFVRAIPVQAGDSVIARFDSGLGDVSLQFD, from the coding sequence ATGCTTAACCAAGAAACCCGCAGCACCATTGCGCAGCAGATTTTCGATTGCTTCACCCACAGGCGCCAGATTCCGCTGTTGACCCAGAGCCACCCCGAGATCGAGGTGGAGGACGCCTACCGCATCCAGGAGCAGGTGATTAGCCGGTTCCAGGCCGATGGGCGACAGGTAAAGGGGTACAAGATCGGCCTCACCTCCGAGGTAATGCAGCAGATGGCAGGGACCACCGAACCCGATTACAGCTCGGTACTGGACCACATGTTTGTGGAGTCGGGCTCGTGCCTCAAGTGCGACGACTTTTCCGACCCCCTGATCGAGATCGAGATCGCCTTCGTCATGAAGCAGACCCTCAAGGGCCCCGGCATCACCGAGGCTGACGTGGCGGCGGCCACCGACTATATCCTGCCCTCCATTGAACTCGTCGACTTCCGCGTCGCCCGCGCCCCCGGTATGGATGTGCGCGATACCATTGCCGACCTGGCTGCGGTGGGCTGCGTCTCTCTGGGCAGCCAGCCCAAACGCCTCGATGAGGTGGAGCTGGGCGCCATCCGCGGCGACCTGATCATCAACGGTTCCGTGCAGGAGAGTGGCGCGGCGGCCGCGGTGCTGGGTAACCCCCTCACCGCGGTAGCCTGGTTGGCCAACAAGCTTTCCGAGTTTGGCATCGCCTTTGAGGCTGGTGATGTGGCCTTTTCCGGCTCTTTCGTGCGCGCGATCCCTGTGCAGGCCGGGGACAGCGTCATTGCCCGCTTCGACAGCGGACTCGGTGACGTCAGCCTGCAGTTCGACTGA